Below is a genomic region from Rosa chinensis cultivar Old Blush chromosome 5, RchiOBHm-V2, whole genome shotgun sequence.
TCATTACCTGGAAAATACTCAGCGCAAGATTGAAGTAAAGAACAATATTTTAGTCTTGTAATTAATTATGCTTTCCAAAATTGCTGTATTTCATGTAGGGTTGTTACATGATATAAATTGTTGTTATGGTATATGTAGAGAATAGTAATATAAGAGCACCTGTAACATGTCCCCTAAacattatattaaaaaaaaaaattataaatatatatatataagggttTTTCTTAAACATCAACTAATTAACCCAATTTTGCCATAACTTACGTCCCTTGCTTCAGTGATTGGTTTCAGGGACTTATTTGGGTTTTTTCTTGCTCTTTGTGTAGGTTAATGTTGAGGAACTGCGAAAATGCATTTGTAGCTTGAAAACCCTGGAGGCTTTATATGCTCTTCAAAGTATTGAAAGATGATAGGAAGTTCACAAAAGCTGAGGTAATGACAGTCTCAACATTCTTCTTTTCTGTGTTTGATTTATGAGATAAACAAAGTATTGAAGACtatttgattttgtattttggTTTGCAATTAATTGGATTCAGCTGTGAGCTACTTATAAagtttagaaaaagaaaaggaacagCAGTTTGGTAGTTTGCTTAGTCTGTGTTGAAGTTATTGCTGAATTCGAGTGTGAAGTTATATTGTAGATTGTAGATTTCTGTCATTACAGATATTTGAAACAAATATTGCTTCCAAATAGTAAAAAAAAGGTGTAAACTCAAAGAGATTTTGCAAGATCATCATCATAAGGGTCAAATTACCTTCTCTAGCATCACACAGCAATCACTAATCATCTGACCTACTCTAAAACTTCGAGAAAGCTTTCATTTTTACAACCTGCAtaccatatacatatatactagATTTATGACTTAAAAAGTTAAAATACTGAAATCAatcaaagaaaaggaaaatatatcaGAGCATGGCCAACCAATTTAATTAGTAGCAATAGTACATATTTCATATATCTGTAATAACAGAGATCTACAATCTACCCAAAAGAGCTCGCTAGGATGAAAACCCGTAAGGACGGTCTAGGCAAAATTTAAAGCATAAAACCTTGAACTATGGCGGCTTGATCCCACAAAAAGGATACGTAGGCAGTCTGTCCTAAAACTagacaatgatgatgatgataatgataACGGAGCACATACGGTGACCAGATGAATAAAGTAAAACAGACAGTGAGCAATCTAGGGTTTTATTAAAAGGTAAAGAAAAGGGAATTTGCCAGACAAAAGAACATTCTAGTTAGTGACtggactttttttttatttttttttatgctagTAAGTGACTGGACTTTTGAACTCGCATTGCGGAACTTTTTGATCCCACAAAAAGGATACGTAGGCAGTTTGTCCTAAAACTagacaatgatgatgatgataatgataACGGAGCACATACGGTGACCAGATGAATAAAGTAAAACAGACAGTGAGCAATCTAGGGTTTTATTAAAAGGTAAAGAAAAGGGAATTTGCCAGACAAAAGAACATTCTAGTTAGTGACtggactttttttttatttttttttatgctagTAAGTGACTGGACTTTTGAACTCGCATTGCGGAACCTTTTGATCCCACAAAAAGGATACGTAGGCAGTCTGTCCTAAAACTagacaatgatgatgatgataatgataACGGAGCACATACAGTGACCAGATGAATAAAGTAAAACAGACAGTGAGCAATCTAGGGTTTTATTAAAAGGTAAAGAAAAGGGAATTTGCCAGACAAAAGAACATTCTAGTTAGTGACTggactttttttatatttttttttatgctagTAAGTGACTGGACTTTTGAACTCGCATTGCGGAACTTTTTGTAAATCCATGATCTAATAGTGAAAAAACTATAAAGACAAAAACATCAAGTCAGCTTATCCCTACTACTATAAAGAGTAGCCACCAGTTTGACTTCACTAAATTTTGAATTATCATGTATACCCTTCTAGCATAATAAgttgggaaaatgatcatttacccgattttaggctaaaaattacccacttgctccaccaactgttttttaaccccatttacccaaaacactctaagggattatttcccctttacccaattatttcttttttctttttttttttgagacttttttgccctctcattctttctcacttagagagagaagtcaccttccaccttactgtgctccggtgaccagtggccggctcggtctccggcgaccggactccggcgaacggtgaccaaATTCGGGCGACCAATGACCGGATTCCGGGAACCggtaaccgaaatccggcgaccgatgactggaatccggaatccggctattattgccccccagtaatcatattactgcccccccagtaatcatattattgcctcccaaaaatcatattattgccgtccagtgaattgtatgaactcccaaaaccaaaatgaatacactacagaaacaattgatcaatttataatcatattattggctcccaataatcatattattgccccccaatacatagtccaatgtctctactgcctcccaatagaccaccaaaaatgcaccattttgtatgaTTCACAGATAATCTggctttaatacacagaaaacaacaggtaacttatcaatacaccacactatagtgatccctgtccctcatttcaaagtctactgggggccaataatgtatctactgggggccaataatgggTTATTATTATCTTCCAAATAACTATTTCCAAGTGCCTGATCAAGTAGATAAATCTCTTATGTTAAGAGAAACCTCGATCTGGTGGCCTACCCACGGGGCTCGGAGCCACCAACACATCAACACCAATCCCAGAGTAGCCAGTCAAAACAATCCATGCCATCACCTTGAGACGCGCAACACCAGAAGGCATGACCACCTCGAACGCCAGCCGCTAGAGAAGAAACCATAACAGTAGTGCCACGCAGCCATTCACCAATCTGAGAGAAGCAGAATGCGCGACCTCCATACTTGACCGCGCCAAAGGAGGTAGCGGTCCGAATGACCGGCTGGCTCCGACAGCGTCGCGGCACAGAGATGGTTGCTCCGATTGCTGTACTGCTCCGCCAATcggatctgacagagacagaGTTTCAGTCGGATTCCGAAGGCCTCGACATCACCACCATTAGAGAAGTGAAGGAGGTTTGGTTTTCGTGACCGGAGACGACGGCGACGAGGATCATCACCGGGCATCGAGGCGACGAGGATCATCACCAGGCTATACTGTTCCGCCAATcggatctgacagagacagaGTTTTAGTCGAATTCCGAAGGCCTCGACATCACCACCATCAGAGAAGTGAAGGAGGTTTGGTTTTTGTGACTGGAGACGACGGCGACGCGGATCATCACCAGGCATCGAGTCGACGAGGATCATCACCAGGCATCGAGGTTCTAGGCCGTGAGcgtgagggagggagggagcaagcgagagagagagagagagattaatgtaatttattaattaaaatgagggtaatactgtcaaacactgttagattgggtaaatggggttaaataactcttggtggagtaagtgggcaattttctgtctaaaattgggtaagtggtcacagcccctaaTAAGTTTCATTTCTATAAAAAAATCTAAAACTATTATTATGGTAAACCACCAAGATCGGATGAcaggaaattaaagaaaaagaatggaTAAGAAAAACAATTTGAAACCAAAAATTGCTTCGTGGAGTTAAATTCttaacttttattttctttagttaTTTTCGATGGTGTGTGGGTTGGCCGACGGTGATGCCTGGGTTTTCGTTTTAGATCCCGACGCAGAGCAGCCGGTATGCGGTGGGGATGGTGACGGCAGCTGTCGTCCGCTGGTGGTTGGTTGGGGACGGTGACCTGATGGTGGCCTGACGCAGGTGGTGGGGCGGCAGATCTGGAGGAGAGATCAGAGGACTGGTGCAGACGCCGACTTGGGCCGGGAGCAAGAGAACCAACCGTGACTTGGTCTTCTGGGCTTGGATATGGCTTGTGGGCCCGTTCTGGGCTGGAGGGTGGGTTTGGGCTTAATTCTTGGGCCTAGACCATgctgtttttttatttctagttattatttatttatgttttttctttctgctgCGCTTTTTGcgagtaataagtccctacattAGTTGTGTAGGGTTAGTCGGGCTTTGtgcctgtgtgtgcactcaaagtgccttgtctgttctgggtaggcggcgagttccttgctttgtcaaatggtcgctacctcctagtggcagggtgaaacttggtgtcactggatgtatttttcagtggcaacatgatgggaaagctgtgAGAATGGATATTATGCTATGCTGTATTCGAGTTGcaaatcgagttatctttccgttatgtcaccgctgGAAAGTAAATAGAACCGTCTGGAGCGtgttctttgctagttggtacgtatttgaatacaattgtatagtagagactcatgatattatttcaggatgtactctaggtgcctattgtaatcaggggtttaggctcaatgcccccccttgtattcgacggtttcattaatcaaggcttgaggggcTGCACCAGcccttcatttaaaaaataaaaaaaagacaaaaaaatcaaGTTCTTGCACttaacatttcattattcattgCACATTTACTTTTAAGTTGCAAACACTACCGTGTACCATgttgatgaaattttgagcTGAAATGATACGTGGGTTTGGTTTTATTGTTGTCCTTTATGGGAATCATTTCTTTCGTTCTCTCTAATGGAGAATCCTTCATTTTTCCACCGAGTAATTCGAATCCCACCAGCTAAACGGAGCCTAGGAGCCAATGCCTTATTGCCACAAGTTCCAGCACAAGACAACATAAAACAGTATGTTGGGGCGCCCCGTTAAGGTGTGGGTTTGTGATTGTATTGATTGTATCAATTCTTGAATTTTAGCTTTCAAGAAACAGCAAGTAATCCCGGATCAGCGAGAAAGAACATTATGGTTTAGTCTATTTGAACTGAAACTGATAAGAACTTAATCGGACATGGCAGTCATTCAGGACCGAATAGCTCCCTATGATGCACGGAAACGCGAAAATGCTCGCGTTTCCCGTTTCGGAAGCGGAAACGGGTCGGAAACGGGTTGGAAACGCCCGGAAACGCTCGGAAACGCGTATCCGAGTTTGGAAACGGTTTGGAAACGTCTGTATCCAATGTGGAAACGCcagaatgtaaataaataggaaaCGTGGGggtaaaactgactttttacttggaaaaattgaagaaaaaaaaaaaaaaaaattgacttttcTTTCCCAActcttattattttttctggcaagtagtactactactactactgatGCTCCCTCCTATAGGACCCTGCTACTTTCTTCACTCTTTGTTAttaccatttctttttcttcctccattttttttattttatttgttttctctatttattttgcAAAAGCTTGAGCCTTTGGCTATGGGGGAgtagtttgtttgtttgtttgtttctcctTTCTTTAAACAAAGACAAAGAGATAGCTCAGAGGGCTTGGAGCTCAGCCAATGAGGGAGCTAAGAAAAGGAGGAGCAACTAAATAAAAGTTGAGGGCTTTACGATTGTTATTACCTTTCACTTGATGAACCACAATTAGAGGGGGTTTTGTTTGAAGATGAAGACCTTGAGGATGTTGTCCAAGTTGAATGAAGTTGATGGTTGTTGACTTGTTATTAGTTGTGTTAACCTTTTATTTGAACTTTTGGATTGATAATATTTGATTGTCATAAACTAGTactttgtttatgtttcatatttttttttctaattatatatatatatatatatatatatataattgccgTTTCCTTCACGTTTCCGTTTcctattacatttaagatttgTCGTTTCCACGTTTCCGATCGTTTCGTATCCGGAAACTCGTACCCGTTTCCGTGCTTCTTAGATAGCTCCTCATCACCCCATTATTCTTTTAACCAAGTCATATATATCTACGAACTACAACAGATACATGTACCACAGGGCAGCACCAAAGTGAATACTATACCGGAAGTGTGCATGCATGCTGTTACAAGTGTTCATCCCTTTATGCCTAAGATAATCCTATTTACAACATCAACTGGCAAAGCATAAGCTGGATCTATGGCTTTCACCCCAGGATATTCAAGTAAGGAAAGTCCTGCATCAACATTCATCAACCTCAGTTAGGTGATGAATACAGTGGCAAGCAGGCAGCCAAGACAGAGAAAAATACTACATGGCTGCCCAAAAGGCAATGACAGCTTCAGTATACATGGGAAGTAATTATCTTCCTTCCATCAAATCACTTCGATATACTTGAGTGCCTCCAAACCGAGCATGGAACAGGGTTTCCAACTCATTCATCCCAGATAGGggcttttgtgtgtgtgtgtgtgttaggtAAACATTTTGCCGTTATATGATCATACCCCATTTAGAAGCAGAGGCTCCAAATGGGTATCCACTATAATCATTGAGAAGGTTCGACATACCAAACTATTAAAGTAAAGAAATGTAGAAAACAATCAAAGGAAGAACCAAAGCAATTACCTGCAACACCAAAGTATGTATGGTAGGCATCACATGCATCATCTGGTCTATCAGAAATTCCCCCATTTTCAGTGTCCTGCATTTTAAAAATTAACCACAAAATCTCAGATTTCACCCTGGAAGAGGATAACACATCCACTCCTAAAGAATAATCCAACTGTACAAATAGGGGGGTATGTAAAGACCTGGCAGTCTAAAATGAACTTGGCAAGCTTTTGCTTATCGATCCAATGAACCCTGTCAATCATGATTAAACTAGATAGAACCCACCATGAGTAGCACACCTGAAATGAAGTGCAAATGCAGTAAAGAAGAGTCCAGTAATGCTAATAGAAATTTACATTTCAATCATGAAACATTAAGATATTTTTCTGGATGGCCATTAAGACCTCCAAAGAAGAGCTAAATTGAATCACAAAACGTAGCAAGGTAGTTGAATAAAGATAACAGAATCACATATAATTTTACttctcatccaaaaaaaaaaaaaatcaaacaaacaaataaagataTACAGAACAAAATACAATGCAACACATACATCAGGAAGCTTCTCTGGACGACCATTAAGACCACCTGATTTAACTTGCCGCTCGCATAACCACCATCCAAGAAGGTCCTTGTCAATACGATGTAGAGACCCTGTGATAGCAAGGGCTCccacacaacagaaaactgcAATCACAATGGGCAAAACAGAACATTAACTAACCTAAAGCATCTGCCTACTAGAAAATCTCAACAGATTTTATATGACAAAAAACGCCAAAAATGGATGCATAACATAATTGTCTATGATGCATAATCCAGAAAGTAAATAATAAACTGCCACCAGGTGTGTATGAAAAATAAGAATTAGAGATGTTATAGGGTAGATAACATACTTTGACCTGCATGAGACTCCCCACCAGGCGTGCATCCAAATCCGCCATCATGATTTTTACAACTTAAAATATAGTCCACAGCTTTCTCCACATTGATTTTATCCAAAAGATGTAGTAATGCGAGACAACAAATAGCAATATATGAAAACctaaaagaaggagaaataaaAAGTCTTAGTTGCTTTTAGTATTAGGGGAGTGAAATGTTTTCTTTAGTAACTTAAactttgtcttttcatatgaatttcaaccaaaaaaggaaaggaggAGTGTGGACTGCAAATTTAGGGAGTGTGAAATTCATTATCCTAGTATTATTGTTGTCGTTATTTTACTTCTTTCATTTGCTATGCGGAACAGAAAATAATCTGATAGTAAATCATGCTTTAAATAACGGGAAGGTAACTTTAACAAATCAAGAGATGCCAAACACaaaggaaaaccaaaaaatGTACCGTGTATCAACTTCACCCCACATGTCCCCTGAAAATGATCCATCTTCATTTTGCAGTCCAGCTACATCTGAGTTGAATATTAAGCCAGACAAAATGTGATAATTACATTGGAACGCCTTTTTATAGTTAGTTGCCTAAtttaaaaaattagtaagttCCTATCTTTGTTCACAAATCCTTTTATGAGCTCTGATTTATATGTAACCTCTCAACACAACTTTCCTAGTACCATTCACCAATTGAAAGGTAATGAAAATCTAATTCAGAGTTGAATAAAAAGATATCCTAAAGGATACAATCTGCAACTTTTTCGACATCCAAAACATCAACCTTGTCAAATAAGGCCAAAACCTGCACAGCACTTAAGGTATAGAGTATGTGTGGATCATGTCCACTGTTACCACCAAAGCCACCTGCATAAACAAAGTTGTATCATCATTTTCCCTAGAACTCCAAATCaccaaacaaacaataaaagatGAAAATACTAGTTGAGTATTGCTGGGTTAAGCGTGTATACAAAGTAAACACCTGACTCATGCTGGCACTGCATGACCTCTGAAACAACCTCATCGACATCCACAGTGTCAAGCTTTCCAAGAAGATCAAGAGTTGTCAAACCCCAGTAAGCTCCATTCAATCTTATATGCTCCATCAAAACCGACTCATAAGAGTCCTCCTGAGGTGGCATTGCCATATTGTTATTGTCATGTATAAACTGTAAAGTAAAACAGTTATTATATGTACTTGGATTCAAATCCAACCTTTGCTTTTGATAAAATGAATCGAACATGTTTCTGAGATGCCAGCTCCCCCATCTGTTAAACATTTCAAGATTAGGAAAATATATGGGAAAAGGTGACTGATGGCAGAGCAAGGAATTCATACTTGGTTGGTGTAGCTTCTGAAGTCAACTTCAGCCTGAATTTAATTTTCAAATCTTACTactacaaacaaaacaaaaccaattataAAAACTGCATAGCTACATGATAATAATCAAATAAGGAATCGCGCACAAAGAAATCATATGTTATTAAGAATTGTCAGTaggtgaattttttttcttatctagCAGTAGTTTTCTTTTGACTCTGAAGGAGGCTGGGTTACAGCTATTACTAAAATGAGTTGGAATGATTTCCTGCTCATAGTACTGAATTGAGTTAACTACTATGGTAACTAAGTGAAGTACGTAATCATTACTGCTCATGATACTGAATTGAGTTAAGTACTATGGTAACTAACTGAGGGCTTAGGCATTATGGGGAatgattcaaaaaaagaaaatgccCGCAAAGTACTAAAAATTAGCCAATTTCCACACCAATTGCTCTAGTCCTTTAAGCACAATACGGATGACATGTGCTCATATCAGCTCTTGGGACAACCAGGTCCGGAAAATTAGTTTGGATCGGGATTAGGAGCCATAGAATCACAGAAGGAAAATTGCTGGATATTAGTAAGTATTGTGAGTATGGTTCATCATTCATGTTAAATAATCAAACTTACTTTGGCGCTAAACTCCCATTTTGagctaaaagaaaaaatttagaacATCCAAACCATTAGAATTCATTGTAATGTTGCTGCAGACTTGATTAGACAATGAATCAAAGAGACCCAATAGATAATCAGATTCATCATCCCATTCCCATATATAGGATGATTCAAATAGGTTATGCATAAAACATATAGGATCAATGTTGTAACCCAATGGTCAAAGAGAGAGTAagttggtcacaattcagaaattACTTGCACATGTATACTGATAAATTCAATTGTTAGCGAACAGAAACCAAAAATTTACAAACCCAGGTGCCAAAGTTGGAGATTAGACAAGGGAATAAACAATTTTGAGATAGAAATTGAAACAGATAGAGAAGTACCCGAGACCCTGGCTGTTTGCTGAACTGAGACTAGAGAGTTGAGAGTCTCAGAGAATCGCAGCAACAGTCAATTGAGAGCGAGTCGTCGAATTCATAAGGCCCCTATGTTTCCAAATACCATCTTCTAAACGTtggtctttttttgtttttatgtttttgaagaaaaattacaacatcAAGACCTTATTACTACAAAAATTAAACTAATTGAAATTAAAGGCAGATAGAGCTGAGCTTCTTTAATGAAGTGATAGGATTAGGAGACTTGGGACCAAAACTTGCAATAGCATCAGCAACAAAATTGACTTTATGGGAAACATAAGAGAAGAAGATCTCTTCAGAATTGTAAGCCAAACTCAAAATTTAGACCATGTTGTAGACGACAAGTGGATGCAAAAGAATTCGAGATTGGTCTACCACATGCAAATGTTGTTGTGCAATTTATAGTTTAGCTTCAAACGATTAGAGTTGAACAAATTATAAACCTTACTATTTGGATGAATAATAGTATAATACTTTCAGAAGGTCTAAAATTTTAGATCATGGTCTATTTTAGACCACTACGATTGGAGATGACCTAAGACTTGCTAGATTGTGTATATATGTCCTGATTTTGAAACGTACAGTGAGGGAAAAGGGCATCAAGTAATTCACCTGTGTCATAAGGAAAAGCACTCGGATGTTTTAAGATGAGTATGCAAATGATTATTtataaaatgaaacaaaactaAAACGAATACCCCAACACATGGTTCATGAATAACAAATAAGTAATTTGAATCTGCAGTTGTTTATCTACATGACTACATTAATGTACCAGGAAGTTTCACAGCTCAAGGAACAAATCCAGAAAAACAGCTCAAGTGAGCACTAGGATGGCTATTTTCGTATCCATTGTATGCAGCAATAAAAAGGAAATGCTTAATAACGTACCCTGTATAAGCACAAAATAGATCTATTGAGAAAACCAAGAGATGAATTTATTTAAAGGATAATATTTGTTCCAGACTAATCAACAGTAAGTCAACTATCGACCATCGGCAGAAGTGAAGGAATCTGCAAATCCAGCGGGTCTAGCAGGAATACTTCCCTTGCTGTCCTCCAGGCTAGTATAGCTGACCTCTCTGCTTTCTGCTTGCTGCCAAACTTTTAGCATCTGGGAAAGAGGTTGATTATAATCGATTCCAGAGAAACTTTCTGATCCTTCATCAACTGGTTTCCACTTTTCAACAAGTTGGCCTAGCACGTTCACTGCATGTCCCATGTCAGGCCGATGTGTTGGCTCCCTCGCAGTGCAATGTCCAGCAAGATCAGCTATTAAGGAGATGCTCTCAAAAGTTTCTTCAGTAACCTCAATAGTTGGATCAACTGCAGCCATAAGCTTCTCCTTGCTTGACTTGATTCGCCAAAACCACTCAGCCAAGTAACGACTTTCCTCGGGCCGGTTCTCATCCAGTGCCATTAATCCAGTCACAAGCTCCATTAACACTACGCCAAAGCTGAACACATCTACTTTAGTTGTGATTTTCCCCATCactgaaaaaaaattatgaattagtATTCAAACATATATAATGAGTAGTTgtccgaaaaaaaaaacatatataatgagttgaaaaacttgaggaaaaaaaaaaaaactacaatccTCTTCAAGATATCCCATAAATTCCCACCATTTGCTGGTCAAGCAAACTACTATCTTTAGTAAAACAAAGTTACAGGAAAAAAGTTTATGGAACAGAGCATTGAACATTTGTATTCATTGCAGAAACTTAGAAATCAATATTGCATTCTAAAGCCTTACACCTGAttaaaaatgtaaaataaaaaatgcttTTCTATTGGTAATCACATTAGAAGCTCTTCAAATACAGAGTTATCTACTATTGCTGACCATCTTTCTCTTTTGCAAGCCAATTCTAGATTACCCTGAGGTAACTGGTTTCAAACAGGCCAAGCCTGTTATCAAACAGTCAAACATGTTTGTACTACAGTGCGAAGGAAAGTGATTACTTCTCGAGCATTGGTTCAGTAAAACTCAATAGAGAAACATTcagatttgatttttgattcaaCTCTGTGCTTCAatattactacaagtacatgctctACAATTCTGTGCCCTAAAACCAGCATGATTTAAATACAAGTACCAAGTACCAGAAAATCATGGATTTTAAGGAACTGTAAGAGAAGTATATACCTTCTTGTTCCATTTAACATTAAAAAGAGCACTAGAAGTACTAAATGTGAAAATGGTAGCAAAACACGATTTGTAAAGCCCTACACATTCCAATAACTTTTGCATGCTCAGCAGATGACCTACATTTTAATTCAATGGAATAATTTGAAACTGGGATTCAAAACTCTTACCTGCATATTCAGGGGCAAGGTATCCAAATGTCCCAGCAAGCCTAGTCGCAACAGATTTCTCCCCATCTGGAGCAAGTTTAACCAATCCAAAATCCGAAACTTTTGCGCGGAAGTCATCACCCAAAAGAATATTAGAAGATTTGAGATCTCTGTGAATGAAGGTCTGGCGAGCTAAGCTGTGCAGATACTCCATCCCTCTGGCAACATCCAATGCAATTATAAGTCTCCTTGTCCAAGACAAAGGCTTCAGACTCAGGGTCTTCCAATGGAAAAGATGCCTGCTAAGAGCGCCTTGAGACATATACTCATAGACAAGAAGCCTTTCACTCCCTTCAACGGAGTACCCCAACAGAGAAACCAAATGTCGATGACGGACTTTGGAAAGTACAGCAATTTCTGCCTGAAATTCATCCAATCCTTTACTACTGATCACACCACCCTCCATTCTCTTAACAGCCAGATTTGTACCATCTTCTAGTTCACCCTTGTAAACAGTTCCAAATCCACCATGGCCTAGCTCCTTTTCAGGTGCAAAGTTATTGGTCACCTTTCGAAGAACTTGAACAGATATGACAAGGTTACCGGAATCAATCATCTGAGAACTTTGTGTTCCACTGCTGTTGTTACTCAAATAAGTAGTCCCAGTTCTAGTTGATAAGCTTCCGTTTGTATTGCTAGAAACTGCAatcttaagcttgttttctggaTCAGATGGGTCTTTAGGGTGAACCACAATGGAACAAGGAGCCTCCAAGTTGTTCCTTCTGTACTTACACCAGTATATAGATAGACACATCAACAGAAGAAT
It encodes:
- the LOC112201827 gene encoding geranylgeranyl transferase type-2 subunit beta 1 isoform X2, which encodes MGELASQKHVRFILSKAKEEDSYESVLMEHIRLNGAYWGLTTLDLLGKLDTVDVDEVVSEVMQCQHESGGFGGNSGHDPHILYTLSAVQVLALFDKVDVLDVEKVADYVAGLQNEDGSFSGDMWGEVDTRFSYIAICCLALLHLLDKINVEKAVDYILSCKNHDGGFGCTPGGESHAGQIFCCVGALAITGSLHRIDKDLLGWWLCERQVKSGGLNGRPEKLPDVCYSWWVLSSLIMIDRVHWIDKQKLAKFILDCQDTENGGISDRPDDACDAYHTYFGVAGCKNESFLEVLE
- the LOC112201827 gene encoding geranylgeranyl transferase type-2 subunit beta 1 isoform X1, which codes for MGELASQKHVRFILSKAKEDSYESVLMEHIRLNGAYWGLTTLDLLGKLDTVDVDEVVSEVMQCQHESGGFGGNSGHDPHILYTLSAVQVLALFDKVDVLDVEKVADYVAGLQNEDGSFSGDMWGEVDTRFSYIAICCLALLHLLDKINVEKAVDYILSCKNHDGGFGCTPGGESHAGQIFCCVGALAITGSLHRIDKDLLGWWLCERQVKSGGLNGRPEKLPDVCYSWWVLSSLIMIDRVHWIDKQKLAKFILDCQDTENGGISDRPDDACDAYHTYFGVAGLSLLEYPGVKAIDPAYALPVDVVNRIILGIKG